The genome window TCCTTCGTCGGCACCAAGCTTGACCGCAAGATCGAGTAATTTCTGTCTGCGTGCCAGAGCTATAATACGAAAGTTTTTCCCTGAGCTGAGTCGATACGCTTGGAGGGCAGAAATGACAAGGCTTCCCAATCGGCGAGGTCCAAGTACCGCTGTTCGATCTGGCAGACCCTTATACGGAATGGCAGCGTTCTTCGGCGCTAAAATGTAAGAACCGAAACCACCAGGTAAACGATCAATTCCTAGAACTTTTCGTTCAGGTGAATGAGTTGGGATACCTGCTTGAACGAAGGCATCTGTCAACAAATCTCCACGTGCCTCATAACTGTCATTGATTTCAACCACATAACTTTGCTTAGTTTCTAAATCTTCTGCAATTACTTCATGGCCTATTACTTGGGGCAAAGGAAAAGGCAAAAACCTTCTATCCAGATCGGTTGAGCAAACTCCACAAGATCTTGTCTTCAATAACTTATAGCCTGGCCCCAGATTTAAATAGTTCTCACCATTTCTAAGAATAGTCCAGCCAGTCTCTTCATCGCCATTGTATTCATAATTGGCAGTTTGAAATTTGTCATCAGATGTATAATCTAGCGCTTTGAATTGAATATTCTTCATTGGTATCTTGCCTCAATGAAATAAAAAAGTATTACTGTCAGTGTAAAAAAAACAAGATTTAGTATAAACCCATTCTTCAATTTTTTTCGGTCTTTTTCTTCAAGAAAATAGGCAGTGATTATAACAGAGAAAAAACCACCAAGATGTGCCCAGTGAGCAATCTGATCTTTCTCAAAAACATTTGTTATATCCGTATAAACAGAACCCCAAGCTATAAGAAACATGGGAAACGGAAATGTCACTCCACCCATTCTCAAAGTAAAAGGAGAAAGTAATGCAGCGACAGCAGCTAAACCAGAGATGGCACCGCTTGCACCAAGGACAGGTGTATTATCTCCCATAAAAATTCCTCGAACAATCGAATCTAACAATGCTGATACGATCAAAGCCATTCCATAAAAAAGTATCCATTTACTTGGTCCAACTTTGTATTCGACAGCTCTTCCAAGAATAAATAAATACATAAGATTAGAAATGAGATGGCTAAAATTCCCATGCATCAAACTAGAAAGAAACCAATTGATTGGATTCCATTCTCTTGGATAGGAGAGAAAATAATTTGCAACGAAACTATCTGGTATAAAAAAAATCGCTGCAAAGAAAAAAACAAAAAGAAAAACAACGAGTGATGCCGTAAGTGGGAATTCCCAGAAAACTTTGCTCATAATAATAGGATCATTATAATCATTGAGCAGATCAATTCGAATTTGATACTTGTCTTGGAATATCTGGATAAGATTCTTTTCGAATATAAGCCTCATCAACCCCTTCAAGTGGGATTGCGAGCTCTTCTAGTTTTGGATCATTCCAGACCTCATAAAAAATATCTCTTCTATCGTAGACTGTAAAATAACTATCGTAGTGATATCTGAGATAGCGATCCGTATCATTAGGAATTACTCTCTGTATTTCAAGTTTCAATGCTTCGAAAGACTCAAGTTCATCCTCTTCAGATTCATAGGATCCATCATGCAATAATCCTAATCTTATAATATATTTTTCACATTGTTTCAAGGATTGCAAAGCATAGGAAGCATCTTGTAATTTAAGCAAGTAGAGTTGGGGATGTTTATTTTTAGCGAGGAGAATTTTCATTTTCGCTACTGCGATTTCGCGAAATCCCAATTTGAGATAGAAATGTGTATTGGTTTTTGTTCGATTGTTTGATAATTTTGTCAACCGAATCATCTCATATTCTAATGTTTTGATTCCTGCATCTACAATTCGATAGTACAGCTGAAGAGTGATGAATTGGGTTCTCCTCATTTCACTGTATCCTTTTCCTAAGTCCATTTGCAATTGCAATAGCTCCGTTTCTATCTGGTGTTGTAGAGCTCGAGTATAAATCTTTTCATCTTGAGGCTCCCCAAAATTTGCAATCGATGGACCAATATCTTTTAGGTAGTTATAATTTGCGCGCATCCCTTCTGTAACTTTTATCAACTGAGTCGACTTATTGGATTGGTCTGAAGATGAGAGATTCATGGCAGAACATACCAATGCCAAAGTTACAAATTTTTTATAATTCCTCATTATTGATTTAATAGTCGGTGAATAAGAAAATTTGACAGAAAAGATAATTTTCTCTTCAAAAAACTAGTTTACTTTGGATTGATTATGTAGGATTTTAGGCTATTCAAGATCAATAATCATGCCAGGCCCCTTTCCTCTCAACACTGCAACCGTAAATGAATGTCTTACTGAACTCAAGAAAATTCAGGAGACTAAAGAATTCAAATCCGTTATAGATTTGATGACGGACTTAGCGATATCCAATGATAAAAATACTTGGTCAGTGATTTACCAGATCATGAGAGATGCAGATTCAGGAAGACTATCTTGGGCGCTACATAAAGAGATACTTTCGAGTACAATCTCCATTCTAACAAAAGTTGGGGATAGTAAATCTTATAGGTTGATTATCAATTATATCAAAACATTAGATAAAAATATTCCTTTCGGAGCTATCGAGTTAATCTCCGATCTTCTCCCTACATTTGCTGAAATGGATCCAGAAGAAATTATCAAAATTGCATCACAAAAAGATGAGATCCGATCAGCCATAGGAATTATAGCGCTTTCTAAATTGGCGATCGAAAATAAACTTTCTTCAGAGCAGAAAGTGACAATACGGAATGTTTTTAGTGATAACAACAATCAGCGGTTTTATATGAAAGACATCATCGAATCCACTCTTCATATTATGGAAGATCAAGAAAAAGGTGCTAGTTTTCTCCAGGGCGAGGATCTTGAGAAAATTTTCTCCTAAATTCATATCGAGTCTTAATCTCTAAATCGCATTTTAACTTCAGAATTCTTTCTCGACTTATTATCAAAACTCTAACAATTCCTGCAGGCTGATTCCATTTCACCAAGTTCTGGTACGAAACATGCAATTCAGTATGTAGGATCTTAAATCTAATAAAAATTTAAACAGATTGTTTAAAAATTAAGCGGTAATATGGCTAAACTGAACTACAATAATACTTTAAACTCCAAAGCGGGTCTTTTATGGAAGAGTATTGAGCGCCAATCTGAAGTTCAGACTGGCTTGGTACGACTCAATAAAGAAGTGACACTCCGGATCCTCATCAATAAGCCTCAGGAATTTCTAGAAGCAAATCGTTTCGATTTCACAAAGAATATGAAGTTGTTTATGAAAACAGTTGTTACTATGGATTCTGAGAAGTTGGAGTATTTTATCTTCCGATTGTATGATTGCTATCTTCGAGAGTTGCAATATATCGAAAATCGAAACAACCAATTTTCAATTGATATTCTTTTTCAAGTAATCGAAACTCTCACGATAGAAAAGGACTCACTTCAATCGGTTCAAGGCTATTTTGAGGCAGCCAATTCGGATTCCTTAACCAGATCCGATATGGAAAATATTTTGCACCATATGAAAGCTTTCAATCTTATGGCGGCACAATTCCAAAGACTGGGAAATTTAAAAAAGGCAATTGAACTTACAGATCAAATCATACTAAAAATTGCTACTTTGAATCCGATGGTAACAGTTATGGCTTTGGACAATATGTTCAGTCTGATTCTCGCTCAGAACATTCTCGCAACAAAATATGCACTTAGAAATTTGCTATCTGGTTGGATGGAAGAATATGGATTCAGCAAGGATCAAGCGGCTAGGATTTTGCCACTTTTTCCAAACGATTCTTCACTCAATGAATTTAGGTCCGTGTATACTAAAGCAATGCAATCTCTCATGAATATGGAAGATGCTACTGCTAATAAAGAAATGGATCTTTTTATGCTGAGAACAATTTGTAACTATTTTACATCATGGTTGAATCGAGTAGCAAATCAATTGCCGGCAGTAGCTTAATTTTTTTTCTTAGTCATCGTAACAAATAAGGTGTTGCTAATATTCCAACGCCCACGACTTATCCAGAAAATAAATCGAGATACATGGTAGTATAGCACTTTCGCAATTAGGGCTAATTTGCTCTTAGAACCTGCAACACTCATTATTGGCTTGAGAATGTAGTATTTAGGATTCTCAAACCCGGTCTGTTCGCCCAATCGAGCAAGCGTTTCCATATAATAATTGTTAACGTGATCTTTTGCTTCGAGATAATGGACTCCTGGTTTCATGCCTTTGATCAGGACTTTTAATTTAGCTTTCCATAATTGAAATGGAAAATTCGGAGTTTGCATAAATAAAACTCCACCAGGCTTTAGAACTGAATTGATGTAATCTAAAAGAGAATGAGGTTTTGGGATATGTTCGATTACATCCCAAAGAGTTACTATATCCAAGCTTGACTTTTCAATTCCGCTATCTTGAACGAGTCCAGAATGAACATTGTCCATCCTATTTTTTTCTCGTGCAAAAGCTACAGCGCGCTCGGAGATCTCGTATCCAATCGCTGTCCATCCGCTACGATCCGAACCAACTTTTTTAACAAAAAAACCTAAGCCACAACCTATATCTAAAAGCTTACCGTTCTTTTCCTTCAAGAACCGATTGATAAAATCATCATAAATATCTCTGTGTGCTGTATCCCACCATTCTAAATCGAACTCTTCTGTTGGATCATCCCAATAACCTTCATAGTGTTCATCTTGTTCGTAAGTGGAATAAACATGACCGCAATAAGAACATTTAACGATCGCAATGCCATTCTCATCAAAAACGGAAACATGGTCTTGGCTTTCACAAAGTATACAATTATGATTCATTCTAATTTTAGTAAAAAATTATTTGGTAACTTGGTCAATCAAAAACAAAATTTTCACCTTGTCGCAGTGTAGAGCGGAACAAAAATTGGATTGAGGTCGACAAATGAAGATCAATTTCACTAAAATGCAAGGCATCGGCAACGATTACGTCTACATAGATGCAACTAAAGAAGACATTCAGCTGTCATCAGAACAAATTCAATTTATTTCAGATCGTAATTTTGGCATTGGAAGTGATGGTGTAATTTTTATTCGTCCATCAAGTAAAGGTGAATTCCAAATGGATATGTACAATTCGGACGGTTCTTCATCAGAAATGTGTGGAAATGGAATCCGTTGTGTTGGTAAATTTATTTATGATAAAAAACTAACAAAAAATACTAAACCCAAAATTGAAACAGGTGCCGGCATATTGACTCTCGATATGAAAGTTAATTCTAGTGAAAAGGTAGAATTGGTAACTGTTGATATGGGCAAGCCCATTCTTAAACCATCTGAGATTCCCATTAAATGGGGAGATACCGAAAACGTTGTAAATGAGATTATCAAAGTCCAAAATCTTGATCTTCACTTTACAGCCGTTAGTATGGGTAATCCACACTGCGTAATTTTTGTTGATGATGCAGATTCGTTTCCAGTCAGGGAAATTGGACCTATAATTGAGAACCACGAATTATTTCCAAGAAGAGTAAACGTTGAATTTGTTACTGTCCGTGGCCAGGATCATTTGTACCAAAGAACTTGGGAAAGGGGTGCCGGTGAAACATTAGCTTGTGGAACTGGTGCTTGTGCAGTTGCCGTTGCAGCTAGATTAACAGGAAGAGCCAGCTCTAAAGTAAAAATAGATCTTAGAGGTGGCACTTTGGAAATTGAATGGCGAGAGAACGGACATGTTTTTATGACTGGTCCGGCATCTGAAGTCTATTCAGGAGTCATTGATCTATAGAAATTGCAATTTCAACTGCTTTAATAACGTTGCGAACTCGAACAGCTTGAATGCCAGCTTTCGGTCCAACGTTTTCAAAGTATTCACGATCTCCAAAAATATCTTCTATATGAATGAGTTGCATGCCCATTTTCGCGGCACCTTTCATATCATCCTCCCAACTATCTCCAATCATAAATGAATCTTCTGGTTTAGATTGCGTTATAGATAGTGCTCGCTGAAAAACTTTCTTATCGGGTTTTTCGATGCCCAATTCTTCAGAGACAATCATATGAAAAGGAAAGTCACGAGGAATGATATTATTCAATTTTAGAAATTGGGTACGAAGATTCTCATTTGAAACTAAAACCAATTGATTGGATTTACCAAATGGTTCTAGAATCTTCCACAATTGTTTGTATGAGTTTCTATTTTCTTTGGCAAAATTCTGTAAATACTCTGTAAAAAATTCGAAATATTTGGATTCTAAATCTAGAATCTTTTGAAAACTGGATCCAGTCAAATTTCCAAAAGTAGATTCCCATTGCTTCTTAAAACATAAAATTCTAAGGCGATTGGACGTATGATCTTTGAGTTCTGATTTGATCTGACTACGTGCAATTTCATAAGTTTGATGAAAATGGGATTTCGCTTTACCTGTTTTCTTAGTCCAAATCGATTCTAATTTATCTAGAGCATAATCATATGCCTTCTTAGAAGGAATAATTGTATTATCAATATCAAACAATAACATAGTTACAAGATATCGAAAGTTTTTAATGTTGACGAGTCAAAATAATATTTGATAGTAGATTTCCAATGTTACCAATTGCAAAAATACTTTCTTCGCTATTTATAATTCTTGGAATAATATTATCTGGCTACGGTATTTTTACATGGGATGATCCGATGTACATCAAATCCCTGAATTACAATGTTAACTTTTATTGGGGTTTGATAGTTTTAGTTTTTGGAATTCTTTTCTATGCTGGTGATCGATTGGCTTCTGATTCATGATATTTTTTTACAATACTACTCATTGAATCCAACGCATCGATAAATAAAGCTGGACCAGGTTGTAAAATTATACTAGAATCAATCTCATAAATCTGATTATTTTTAATAGCATTTACATCTTGCCATTGGGTGTGATTTCTTACCCAATCAAAATCTACAGGCTTTCCACACCAAGATCCGATTATGATATCAGGGTTTTCATTCTCAACATCTGAGCCTGAAATAATTCTGTCTTTTGCGAGAGATTTTTCTTTGAGATTATCAAAAGCATCTTCGCCTCCGCAAATTTGTATCAATTCACTAACCCATTTGATTCCAGTTATGATAGGCTCGTTCCATTCTTGAAAGAAAATTCTTGGACGATATTTATAGATTCTCATTGAATTCTTAATATCATCGATCTTCATTTTCCATTGGTCAACAAGATGAATTGTTTCTGTTGTTCGTCCTACCAACGATCCCAAAAGAATCATGGTCTGAAAAATTTCTTCGATAGATCGTTGATTGGTTATAAAAACATTCAGTCCTTCTTTTATTAAATCACGAGCGAGATCACCTTGAATATCTGAAAATCCTATGATCAAATCTGGATTGAGAGATTTTATTTTCTTTATATTACCAGAAATAAAGGAGGATACAATCGGTTTTTCTTGTTTGGCTTGCTTAGGTCGAACCGTATAAGTTGTAACACCGGCTATACGCTTCTGTTCTCCAAGTAAGTAAAATAGCTCTGTTGTTTCTTCGGTAAGGCAAATAATTTTCTGGGGATAATTCAAGTTTCAACCTTAAGGAGCAAAAGAAAGATCTTCTTCCTGCCATGTGGTTCCATGCTTTTTCTTATGTTCATCCATATGCAATTGGTCTTGGTATGCATTGGCACCAGAAAGACCTAAAGTTCCAGTAATCATTATTGCGGAACTTACTTGTGAAGCATAAGCCATAGGTATCATAGGCATTGCTGCAATTGCACCTGCCAATCCCGCCGAAACTCCAAGCGCAAATGGCATAGTCAGAAAAAAAATAATTTGAAATCTTCTTAGTTTGGATTCAGGATAAACTGTTTCTTCAGTGAATTTCTTTTTATCCCTTTCTTTCTTTTCACGATCTCGACCTTGATTGTTAAACGATTCTTGCATAGCTTGCTCGTTGATCTGACCGGTCAATGGATTGATAAGTTGAGGTTGCCCACGATTGTTGTTTGGCAATTGACTTGGATCTAGTGATCCGATATTTTGTAAAGCACCAGTTCCAGCTCCAGGAATTCCGACGAGGGGGTCAAAAGGCTTTTGAACCATCTTAGGTGTTACAGGAAAATTGGTTTTCTTATTTTCTGGCGGAACTTTATAAGTTCTATACCGTTCCTCAAATTCTGACTCGGGTTCACTGCCTGGGATGTTTCTAAGATTCATATCATATTCATCATAGAAACCTTCTTTTGTTTGAGCTTGAATTCTAAATCCAGTAATACTGAAAATGATCAGTATAACAGTGATTATTTTCACAGAGTCCACCAAAGAGACATATAAATTATTTAAATAATTCTTAAGAAAATTCATCTTTGTAAACGATAGGAATTTTTTCCAATCTTTAGTTTAGAATTTACCAGCAATTGGAATCGTCAACTAGAAAGAATCCCTCGTGAAAGCTTCTCACTTGTATATTCAAAAGATTTTGCTCTAATCAAATCTAAGTCTTCTGGTTTAATTCCCATTTCTTTAGCTTTTTTATATTCTTCTTGAATGTTCGTGTTAAAAATTCCAGGATCATCAGCTCCTATCGTGACTCGTAAATCATTTTCTATAAACCTATGTAGAGGGTGATCAATTTTTTCTTCGATCATTCCAATGTAAAAATTGGAACTTGGACAAGATTCAATGACAGCCGAAGTTTTCTTGATCTCAGCCATACAGTAGTTTTGAAAAGTTTCCAAAAATGTAACTTCACGCTCATCATAAACAATCTCAATCAGTGAATCCGGTTTTAGATCCTTTAGCTTAGCTAGATTGGATTCAATTTCGGTGAGCTTTCGAAAATATCCATATTTCTGAATAGTTTTAGAATGCTTACGCTCCCATTCCAATTGTTGGGTTCGTTCGCTTACAGATTCCAGTCTCTTCTTATTCAGAAAATATTGTGGTCGGATCCCTAAGGCTATACAATGCCCAAGTCTATGCGCTCCATATAGAGCAGATTCCAAAACCCATCGACTAGCTGAATGTGGTGTTTTATCTTGGTAGCTCTCACCTACATGATACAGTATCGCTAGACCTAAATCAGGTTGAGCTAGATTGTCAGCTAACACCTGTTCGAAGAATTCCTTTTTCTCAGACGGCGGATATCCTTCCTCGATATGACAGAAATCAATACCTGATAGATAATCTCTTACAAGAGAATTTTTAGATTGCAACTCTTTTAGCCAAATGTATTGCTCTAGAAATAATTTGTTTCGATGCAATGATACTGCAAGTTTAGGTTCAATTTTGTATCCAGCTTTATTAGCTAATTCTGATCCAGCCTGAAGACCTTCACATGATGCAATTATTTTGCTCTCAACAATCGGTCTAGTTTCTGTAACTGCGAACATGATTCTAAATTCCGCATGCTCTATTCCTTGTTTAGCATGTTCTAATGTAACTAAAGACGAAATTGATCTAATCTCATCTTCATCAAATTTTGCCAATGCAATGATCAAATTGAATTTGGATTGGAATTCTTGGAATGGACCGTGGTAGTTAAAATGGTAGAGACTGGAAAACTTTATTGGATCCTGATAGTCCGAGAAAAAATTCTCCGTATCAATAATTTTACCGAATACTTGCTCATAGGAATCAGTAAATATTTTCCATCTCGGACTAGGATTTTTTTTTCCAATGTCATAAAGCATTGGAGCTGAAATGGATCCGTAAAGGTGGTTGTGTAATTCACAAAACATAAAAAAAATGGTCTATCTCCACTATGTATCATAGAATCATCAGGGTTTTTCAGCCTAGTCGTTTAAATAAAAAAATTATTTTTCTATCGATTCCGGTATTCATTGGAATGGTGAACCATACAGCGATAATGATCGCTGATACAGCTATGGTAGGCAAATTAGGTGCCCTTGCTCTCGCCTCTACTGGTTTTGGTGGTGTCACGTATTTTACGGTTTTGTCCTTTCTTATGGGCGCATCAATAGCAGTTCAGATTCTAACTTCCCGTCGCTTTGGGGAAAAGAAAATGTTGGAAGTCGGAAAAGTAGGAGTCAATGCAATTTACTTTTCTTTAGCTTTGGGTCTAGTTATGTCCATCGGTGGTTTTTACCTCGGCGAACCACTTATGGCAGCGCTTGCGGATGATCCCGACGTACAGCGTGAAGCAGGGTTATATTTGTCTTATCGATTTATAGGAACATTTTTATTCTTTTTCATTTTCTTTATTCGCGGATACTTTGATGGACTGGGGTTTACTTATGTAGGAATGGTTTCGGCTTTCCTCACAACAGGATCGAATATATTCTTCAATTGGATCTTGATCTATGGGAATTTGGGTTTCCCTGCGATGGGAGTTCAAGGAGCTGCGATTGCCTCTTCGCTCTCTGGAATACCTGGGGCTTTGGTTTTTGTCATTTATTTATTTACCCGTAGGTTTAGAATTTATTTTCTCCATACAAGTTGGGTGCCCAATCTTGCGATTTTCAAAGAAATTACCTTTTTGGGAACGGCACCAGCTATCGAACAGATGCTAACAAATATTTCATTTATTATCTTCACCAAGTTTGCGGGCCTAGTTGGAACCGTAACAATGGCTGCATCAAATATTGTTTTTAGTACATTGAGTTTATCTTTTATGCCTGGATTTGCATTTGGAATTGCAGCAACCACAATACTAGGACAGGCAGTCGGTCAAGGGAAATACCGTCTTGCTTATGAAGGAACCATGCGAGCTGCAAATTACTCAGCTATTGTGATGGGAACGATGGGAGTGATATTTATCGTTTTTGGCGAATGGATCATTTCTTTTTTTACTATTGATATTGCGGTTGTGAGAGAAGCATACCCTGCCTTAGTAATTGTTGCGCTGATTCAAGTAGGTGACGCTTATCATATGGTTGTTGGTTCCGCTTTGAGAAGTGCGGGCTTGGTATACTGGGTAGCAACAGTTTATATTTTGACTTCCTTTATTGTAATGCTTCCTTGGGCGTATTTCTTTGGAGTATATATGAATTATGGAAATCCTGGGCTTTGGTCTTCTATTTTTCTATGGCTATTGATTTTGGCTATAGCCTTTGTCACAAAATTTCGAAAAAAAGATTGGATCGGAGTAAAAGTATAAATGAAGGAACGGGAAATTTATACACCAAAGCTAGAAGAAGTTCCTCCTATGCCGGAACTTCGTACTTTATGGCAACGACTCGGAGAAGAGAAAATTCGCGAACTGGTAAGCTGTTTTTATGATATCATACAAAATTCTAGCATTGCCCCCATGTTTCCTGGCAATTGGGATCAAGCAAAGAAAGACCAAGCAGATTTTATGATTCAGGTTCTAGGTGGACCAAGTTTTTATTCGGATAGAAAAGGGCATCCGAGAATGAGAATGCGCCATTTCGCATTTGAAATCAACGAAGCGTCTAGATTGGTTTGGCTTAATTCTTATCGAAGGGCAATGGAAGATACGAATATTCCATCAGAGGAGAAGAAAATTTTGGATTCTTATTTAGATAATTTTTCAAAATGGATGATTAATTCGAAGTCATAACCTTTTCAAATAGACTTTTTACTTTCTGATTGTTGGTTTCGGTCCATTGCTCGGAAACTATTTCTTTACCTCTACGATTGAAACCTCGAACATAAACTTTGCCTTTAATGATGCCTTCTCTTAATTGATTGTTCCAATCTAATAGTATTGGTTCGTATCCTGGCTTACTGAGGAGATGCTCGAGTGGCTGAATCTGGGATCGATTCTCTTCGCCCAAAGATAAGTATCCTAAGCATACAATTTTTTCTTCCTGGCCATAAGAGTATGTTTGTATCTTCCAAAAGATCTTTCTTGCAAGCCTTCGGCAGAGTTCTCTATCTTGAGGAAGACACCCAACCAAAATTGTCGATTTGCCTTTGAGGTCAGATGTTTTGTGTGCTTTACCAAATTGATCATGTAGCGAAAATTCAGGAAGTGTTGGATTCTCTTTGGATGTAATCGTGAATACAAAAGCAAAATATAGAAGTCCTATCACAAAAAAAAATCTGAAATGAACTGGTAAGTAATTTCGTGAAATCATAATCTGGAACCGTGCGTTGGATTCAAATTATATATCTGATCTTTATTAGCGCAATAGGATTTCTGCAGGGTTGCAAGACATTTACATCCCAACCAAAATTGATTCTTAGTGAAGATTACCTCGCAGGTTTCGAGATTCATCCTCTAGAATTAAAAGAAAATTTTGCCGAAGTTCAAGATATAATTCAACCTACTAGTTGCAAAAATATTTCTAAACAAAATGTCCGTGATTCGTTAAGTTCCTTACTGATCAAGAATCCTTCTGTTTTTCGAGATAAACCCAAACCACTATTCCCGTCAGGTAAGAATCTAGATGAAATTGCAAATTCAATTTATAGTAATCTTCAATTGCATTTAAAAATTGAGACAGGCACAGAAGATTCTACTCAAGAATCGAATTCGATAAAAATTTTCACTAAAAACAATACTACATATATGTATTATTTTATCTTCAAAGAAGATGATGATCTTCAGCCTTTTACAAGAATTCTTAGAACGAACTTCTATTTTTTCTGTGAGAATCATAAAATGAATATTATTTTTGATGAGATTAAGGAAAACATAATATTCCAAAACCAGTATACTTGGAGTGATTGGATCAATGTTTCGAGATTTGTAGTTAAGGCCAATTCAAAAGAAAGACTTAGCATCAATGAAAAAAGTACAATCATTGCTCATTTTAAAAATAGGAAATCTGCTGATCAGAACATAACATTTCCCGATTGGATAGTATTTGATTTCGATCATGACGGAAGTAACATTGAGAAGAAAAATGCGATTGCAAAAGAAAAACCTATCGATGAGAAAAATAAAACCATTGAAGATCGTTTGAATCTACTGAAACATTTGAATAAAAAAGGTTTGATTACTAATGAAGAATATAAGCTAAAGAGAAAGGAAATTCTAGATAGTATCTGAATAATCAATTTAGAAAACTTATTCTGAATTTTTAGTATACTTAAATTCCTTCACCATGCATAAAATCTTGAAGAAAAATATTATCATCCTTTTCTTTATCAGTTAATTTTGAATCATGCTCTTTCTGTTTTTCAGATAATTTATTGATTAACTT of Leptospira sp. GIMC2001 contains these proteins:
- a CDS encoding rhomboid family intramembrane serine protease; this translates as MMSKVFWEFPLTASLVVFLFVFFFAAIFFIPDSFVANYFLSYPREWNPINWFLSSLMHGNFSHLISNLMYLFILGRAVEYKVGPSKWILFYGMALIVSALLDSIVRGIFMGDNTPVLGASGAISGLAAVAALLSPFTLRMGGVTFPFPMFLIAWGSVYTDITNVFEKDQIAHWAHLGGFFSVIITAYFLEEKDRKKLKNGFILNLVFFTLTVILFYFIEARYQ
- a CDS encoding adhesin OmpL37 family surface protein; protein product: MNLSSSDQSNKSTQLIKVTEGMRANYNYLKDIGPSIANFGEPQDEKIYTRALQHQIETELLQLQMDLGKGYSEMRRTQFITLQLYYRIVDAGIKTLEYEMIRLTKLSNNRTKTNTHFYLKLGFREIAVAKMKILLAKNKHPQLYLLKLQDASYALQSLKQCEKYIIRLGLLHDGSYESEEDELESFEALKLEIQRVIPNDTDRYLRYHYDSYFTVYDRRDIFYEVWNDPKLEELAIPLEGVDEAYIRKESYPDIPRQVSNSN
- a CDS encoding LIC_13029 family protein, translating into MAKLNYNNTLNSKAGLLWKSIERQSEVQTGLVRLNKEVTLRILINKPQEFLEANRFDFTKNMKLFMKTVVTMDSEKLEYFIFRLYDCYLRELQYIENRNNQFSIDILFQVIETLTIEKDSLQSVQGYFEAANSDSLTRSDMENILHHMKAFNLMAAQFQRLGNLKKAIELTDQIILKIATLNPMVTVMALDNMFSLILAQNILATKYALRNLLSGWMEEYGFSKDQAARILPLFPNDSSLNEFRSVYTKAMQSLMNMEDATANKEMDLFMLRTICNYFTSWLNRVANQLPAVA
- a CDS encoding class I SAM-dependent methyltransferase, with translation MNHNCILCESQDHVSVFDENGIAIVKCSYCGHVYSTYEQDEHYEGYWDDPTEEFDLEWWDTAHRDIYDDFINRFLKEKNGKLLDIGCGLGFFVKKVGSDRSGWTAIGYEISERAVAFAREKNRMDNVHSGLVQDSGIEKSSLDIVTLWDVIEHIPKPHSLLDYINSVLKPGGVLFMQTPNFPFQLWKAKLKVLIKGMKPGVHYLEAKDHVNNYYMETLARLGEQTGFENPKYYILKPIMSVAGSKSKLALIAKVLYYHVSRFIFWISRGRWNISNTLFVTMTKKKN
- the dapF gene encoding diaminopimelate epimerase gives rise to the protein MKINFTKMQGIGNDYVYIDATKEDIQLSSEQIQFISDRNFGIGSDGVIFIRPSSKGEFQMDMYNSDGSSSEMCGNGIRCVGKFIYDKKLTKNTKPKIETGAGILTLDMKVNSSEKVELVTVDMGKPILKPSEIPIKWGDTENVVNEIIKVQNLDLHFTAVSMGNPHCVIFVDDADSFPVREIGPIIENHELFPRRVNVEFVTVRGQDHLYQRTWERGAGETLACGTGACAVAVAARLTGRASSKVKIDLRGGTLEIEWRENGHVFMTGPASEVYSGVIDL
- a CDS encoding HAD family hydrolase; amino-acid sequence: MLLFDIDNTIIPSKKAYDYALDKLESIWTKKTGKAKSHFHQTYEIARSQIKSELKDHTSNRLRILCFKKQWESTFGNLTGSSFQKILDLESKYFEFFTEYLQNFAKENRNSYKQLWKILEPFGKSNQLVLVSNENLRTQFLKLNNIIPRDFPFHMIVSEELGIEKPDKKVFQRALSITQSKPEDSFMIGDSWEDDMKGAAKMGMQLIHIEDIFGDREYFENVGPKAGIQAVRVRNVIKAVEIAISIDQ
- a CDS encoding cobalamin-binding protein: MNYPQKIICLTEETTELFYLLGEQKRIAGVTTYTVRPKQAKQEKPIVSSFISGNIKKIKSLNPDLIIGFSDIQGDLARDLIKEGLNVFITNQRSIEEIFQTMILLGSLVGRTTETIHLVDQWKMKIDDIKNSMRIYKYRPRIFFQEWNEPIITGIKWVSELIQICGGEDAFDNLKEKSLAKDRIISGSDVENENPDIIIGSWCGKPVDFDWVRNHTQWQDVNAIKNNQIYEIDSSIILQPGPALFIDALDSMSSIVKKYHESEANRSPA
- a CDS encoding adenosine deaminase; the encoded protein is MLYDIGKKNPSPRWKIFTDSYEQVFGKIIDTENFFSDYQDPIKFSSLYHFNYHGPFQEFQSKFNLIIALAKFDEDEIRSISSLVTLEHAKQGIEHAEFRIMFAVTETRPIVESKIIASCEGLQAGSELANKAGYKIEPKLAVSLHRNKLFLEQYIWLKELQSKNSLVRDYLSGIDFCHIEEGYPPSEKKEFFEQVLADNLAQPDLGLAILYHVGESYQDKTPHSASRWVLESALYGAHRLGHCIALGIRPQYFLNKKRLESVSERTQQLEWERKHSKTIQKYGYFRKLTEIESNLAKLKDLKPDSLIEIVYDEREVTFLETFQNYCMAEIKKTSAVIESCPSSNFYIGMIEEKIDHPLHRFIENDLRVTIGADDPGIFNTNIQEEYKKAKEMGIKPEDLDLIRAKSFEYTSEKLSRGILSS